Part of the Flavobacterium sp. KS-LB2 genome is shown below.
GATAATGTGACTAATAGAACTATCGAAATTTCCCTAGGAAAAGCCTACGATTTCAATAAACCTTATTCTCAATATTTAGAATTACGTCATGAAATTCGGGAGAAACAATTGGCTACACAAAAAAACCAAGCCAAAAAAATTGAAGAAACGGAGAAATTAATCGAAAAATTCCGAGCCAAAGCTTCCAAAGCTTCGATGGCGCAGTCTTTAATTAAAAAATTAGATAAAGTAGAACTCATCGAAGTAGATGAGGATGATAACTCGGTGATGAACATTACTTTTCCAGTTTCTAAAGAACCAGGAAGAGTAGTAATTGAAGCCGAAAATGTGACTAAAAGCTACGGAGACAAAACGATTCTAAAAGATATTAATTTATTAGTGGAGCGTGGAAGCAAAATTGCTTTTGTTGGACAAAACGGACAAGGAAAATCGACTTTCATTAAAGCAATTGTTGATGAATTTGAATATAAAGGAAATATCAAATTAGGTCATAATGTACAGTTAGGGTATTTTGCACAGAATCAAGCAGAATATCTGGATGGAGAAATCACTTTGTTGCAAACCATGGAAGATGCAGCAGCAGATACGAATCGAATGAAAGTACGCGATATGCTGGGTTCTTTCTTGTTTCGTGGTGACGATGTAGAGAAAAAGGTAAAAGTCCTTTCTGGGGGCGAAAGAAACCGTTTAGCGCTTTGTAAATTGTTATTGCAACCTATTAATGTTTTATTGATGGATGAGCCTACGAATCACTTGGACATCAAATCCAAAAATGTTTTGAAAGCTGCACTTCAAAAATTTGGAGGTACTTTATTATTGGTTTCTCACGATAGGGATTTCTTGCAAGGCATGTCAAATCTGGTTTACGAGTTCAAAGACCAAAAAATAAAAGAATATTTAGGCGATATCAACTACTTCTTGGAACAACGCAATATGGAAAATATGCGTGAAGTAGAGAAAAAAGATGCTCAAAAAGCAGCAGCACCTAAAGAGAGTAATAAAGCTTCTTACGAAGATCAGAAAAAAGGAAAAGCTTTGCAAAATAAATTGAGCAAAGTAGAAAGTCAAATCAAGCAATTGGAAAAAGACATTCAGCAAGACGATAAAATGCTAGCTTCTAATTATGACAAACATATTGAAGATGCAAAGTTTTTTACAGCATACAACAAGAAAAAAACAGAATTAGACAAACTTCTTTTAGATTGGGAAATAGTTCAAGAAGAGATAGATAATTTATAAAGAAGGGAGAGTTCCAAGTAGGAGCTCTTTTTTTATGCGATAATCCCAATCATTTTTGAGTGCTCAATGGCTTCACTACTATTTTTGAAATAACAAACAGAAACGTTTAGGGTTTCTAAATTTTTCAAAACGGCTGTGACTTTTTCTTTTTTTCTTGTTCCAGTTTGTCTTATATAAACGGCTTTTACGGTAACGGGAAAAATTTTGCAAATTGCCTCGTATAAATAGGGATCATGTTGTGAATCATCTCCAAGAAGTACATATTCTAAATTGGGATAAAATTCTAAAATGTGTTTTATTTTGTCAAATTTATGATTGTGATTGCCTCTGCCGGTAAAGAAAAAATCAGTGAGGCTTGTTTTTATATCCTTCAATAATAAAACTGCTTTTGGAAGTTTATGAATTTCGGTGAATTTTGTAATAAAACGATACAAGTTCCATTCGCTGCTAGAGACATAGAAAAAAGCATTGAATTCTCCCTTGTTCTCTCTTCCTGCGGTGCTTAAAGCTTGATAATGAGTAACAACATCATCGTATATTTTTCTTTTATTTACGTTTTTAAATAATAAAACATATAATTTCTTCAGAGGATTCAATGTGTGCGAAACTAAAAAAGTATCATCAATATCAGATATGATTCCTAAATTCCCTTTGTGAGGTCTAATATAGCTGTCTCGAGTGGTGATGAGCTCCTTTTTGTAGACAATACTTACTTCATAATCAATCCAGCCATATGTAGTGTTTTGGTCTAATGGAACGCAAAATTTAAAATAACCGTCGATTAATGTTTTGGTATGGATTTTGGAATTGTTGTGTTCCAAGTATACATCGGCGTTTGCTTGTGTTTTTATTTGAAACATTTTAATTACCGAAGTAGCATTTTTTAGATTCTTTTTTTGAAAATTATATTCTTGAATTGTTGTAGGTTTAAAAACATGACCCATAACAATCAATTCCTGTTCATTGGCATAGCCACGATATAATTTTAAAATTGGTTTCATTTATTGTAGTACTTTTGAGTGTTGTTGAAATTAATTGTTTTTAATTAATAAAAGAAGAAAAAGTTTGAAAAATAATAGTATACTGGTTGTAAATCCAATCTCTGGAGATGTTGATAAAGCAGAATTGATTGATGCAGCAACAGTTTTTGCAGCAAAAGAGAATTTAAATCTCATTATTTATAATACTTCCGGAGTGTCAGATATTGAGAATATAAAAGTGCTCTATAAAACCTATAAACCAGAACGAATTATTGTGGCTGGAGGCGATGGAACCATAAAAATGGTTGCTGAGGCAATGGAAGCTCATGATGTTATTATTGGAATTTTGCCAGCTGGTTCGGCTAATGGGCTGGCGGTAGATTTAAATTTGCCTTCCACAATCGAAGAAAACTTAGAAATTGCATTTCATAACGATTACATAGAAATGGATATGATTGCAATCAATGGAAAAAAAAGTATTCATTTAAGCGACTTGGGTGTAAATGCAGAAATGATTAAGAACTATGAAAATAGTAGTATTCGCGGAAAATGGGGATATGCAATCCAAACATTTACAACTTTAATTGACTTAGACGCCCCTTTTACTGCAAAAATAACAGGAGACTTTGATACTATTGAATGTACAGCAAGGATGATTGTCATTGCGAATTCTCAAAAATACGGCACTGGAGTTTCTATTAATCCAAATGGAGTTATGGATGATGGAAAGTTTGAGTTAGTTATTTTGAAAAATTTAGATTTAATAGTGCTCGGGAAAATTATTTCTGGAAATATGCCTGTCGAACTAGAGGATGTTGAAATAATTTCTACGGATAAAGCAGTTGTAACTACAAATGTTCCTGTTAGTTTTCAAATTGATGGCGAATATTGTGGAACGGAAACAAAACTAAATATTGAAATTTTACCCAAACAATTAAAAGTGGCTATTCCGAATTTAAATAATAGTGTTATTTAAATGGGTTTCGTTCCTGCCAATTCGTTTCGGGCTCTAGGTATCTAAATATTTTTGACATATACGAATTGACAATTTGATTGCTATGAGCTATAAATCCATACATTTTTATAGGTTTTGCCCCAACAGAACTTTTTATTTCCAATGCCGTTCTTGCAAATATAATTTCCTTAAAACCTTTGTTAATAGAATATGCTATCATGTCATATAGCATGTTTAAATACAACATTTTTTCGCGTTGAATGCTTTCGTCATATCCAAGAAAATAGGTTTCCATTACGGGACCGTTTTTTATTAACGTATTAAATCCAATTAATTTTTCGCCAATAAAATAGCCGTAAAAAAGAAATTTATCTCTAAAGGTTTCTTTAAAAATTCTGAAGTGGGTTTTAGGTAGAAAAAAAGTGTTGAAAGGAGCGTTTTTAGCCACATGAAGATACAAGTCATAAATAGTATCTTCATGGGCTATTATATCTTCTAAATGCATTTTTCTTTTCTCAATAACGACTGCTTTTTTTCGGGCTCTTTTATATTGATCTCTATATTTTTTTGAAAGCGAGTCGATGTAATCTTGTTCTGACCTCCAGTTTTCGTTAATGTAGAAAATCATATTTGGTTGTGTCGAAAACTGATAATCATTCTTGAATTCCGGAATGCCAAAGTTCGTAAGGTCTTCTTTGTGAAAATCTTTATAGGTGGTAATATGAATCTTTTTTCCTTTAGATTGGAACATTTTTTTCAATGCTGTTGTTGCTGATCTCAAGGTTTGCAGTGCTTTTTTTTTATCAATAGATTCAGATAATGCAAAAGAATTTTGTCCAGTCAACATATTGTTTCCAATCACGAGAACATGAGAACCGAAATTCCTGAAAACTAAATTTCGAATAGTAGTTTTAATACATTTATCCCGATCTCCAAAAGATTCCAGTTGGTTTAAATCTAAAAATTGAGAAAGAGCAATACCAATTAAAGTTTCATTTTTGAATAGCCCAATAAAATGACACGCCATGTTTTCAGGAGCTGATTTTTCTAAAATCTCTAGGTATTTTTTGGATAAAAAAATAGTTGAAACAGCTAAATCATCCCAGTTTGAGGGAAGTTGCGTTGTAGTGCTATAAATTTTAAAAGAATAAGCTGTGTTCAAACCGAAGAGTAATTTTTTTTCAAAATTAGTTAATAAAGTTAAAGTATTTCTCAATGTCTCGAAATTAAGTAACTTTATATCAATTAAACTTTAGATTATGAAAACCTATTCAGAAGAGACAATTAAAACTGAGTTAAAAATGCTAAAGGAGTGGCAGTTTGATACAAATACGATTTTGAAAAAGTTTGTTTTCTCAGATTTTACTCAAGCATTAGGTTTTATAGTGCAAGTAGGTGTGATGGCTGAGAAAAGAAACCACCATCCAGAATTATTCAATGTCTATAATAAAGTGACTATAAGGTTAACTACACATGATGCTGGCGGTGTTACGGATAAGGATTTAGATTTAGCCAAAGCAATTGATGAAATCCAATAAAAATTTCGTCTTGTATTGATCAAGACGAAATTTTTTTATTAGAAATTATTTCCAGGCGCAAATAATACCTCCCATAATCATAAAGCATACAATCCAAAAACCGCCTGTTACAAGGGTATATTTGAAACTTCGTCTTTCATATAATGCATTAGTTCCTATGATTGGCAAGGCTAAAAATAGGCCGGTCATAAAGCCATGTAGTGCACCATGCTTGAAAGATCTAAAAGCCATTCCGTAATCTGCCATGAAAGCTTCGTATGAAGGTTTTGCGATGCTTGGATCACCACCAACCATTCCTAAAGCCCCAAATTGATGTATTGTTAACATCTGTAGTATAAGGCTAATGAAAAAAGCATATAGTAATGAAACTCCAAATGTCAAGAGCATATTTCCGCCTTGCATTTTTTCTTCGGTCATTCCAGACTCCTTCATCCAAATAGTGCCAAAAACTTTTGGATTATACCACACAAATCCTACTACTAGTGTAGATAACGCTGCTACAAAAAGTGCTAAAAAATTGATTTCCATGAAATTAGTTTTTAAGGTTAGTACATCAAATTTAAGAATTTATTAGTTAAGTAAAGAATTTGAATAAAAATGTAAGATATAACTCTATAAAAATCATAAAACAGTGTCGTTTGTCGATTTTATTTGTTGATTAGCTTCATGGTGTGTATTTTTATGTGTAATTAAGAAATAAATCTAACGCTATGAGAAATATAACTACTTTATTTTTAATCATTTTGTTTTCTTTTTCAATGTTTGCAGATGTGTCTCATACAGAGAAAGATGCGTTGTTGAAGTTGTATCACTTTACTAATGGAAATCAGTGGAAAGTAAAATGGGATCTAACGGCACCAGTTTCTTCATGGCATGGAGTAAAGTTGCAAGATGATAAAGTGATTGCTATTAATTTAGAAAATAACAATCTGGTTGGTGAAATTCCAGAAGAGATTTTGAATCTAGTGAGTTTACAAGAATTAGATTTGCACAAAAACCAATTAACAGGTTCAATTCCCTCTTCAATCGGGAAATTAAAAGAAATGAAAGTATTGAATCTTTCTTTTAACAGACTATCAGGGATAATTCCATCTTCTGTTTGTGAAATGACTAATTTGAAGAATTTAGAATTGTATATGAATGCAATTTCAGGAGAATTACCAATGCAAATTGGAGCTTTGAATCAATTAGAAATACTTTCGTTATTCAACAATGAAATAGTAGGACAAATTCCAACTTCATTGTATGATATGAAAACGCTAAAAACATTACTTTTAAATAGTAATAAACTTTCAGGAACATTGAGTAATGAAGTAGTAAACATGACATCACTTGAAAATCTTAGTTTATTTGATAATAAAATGAATGGTCAAGTACCTTTGGAGCTTGAGAAATTAGATAAATTGAAGGAAATGAATATTTCTTACAACATGTTTAATGGTTTAATATCTAAGAATTTAGCAGTTTTAGATACGTTAAATATGACTATGATAAATGATAAAGGAGTTGCGGTTTTATTAGAAGTAAATAATGTTAAAAATACTGCTATAGCTTCTGAAGATTAATTTAGAAATAAAGAGTTTGCACTACTCTTTAATATTACATATTTAGTTGTTTTAATGAACTTAGTTTGTCAAAACCTGTATAGCTTGCTTTGCAGGTTTTTTTAATTTTAAGTGGTTGATGTTGCTAGTTAATATGTTTTAAATAGTGATGGTCGGTTAAAGTTTGATGAGTTTTAAGACAGTCAAAAAGTAAAACGAATAATTTTGTTAGATTATACAGTTGAAAAGTAGTATCGTTGATCAATACTAAAAAATTAGTGGTTGGTATTGAGAATAAAAAAGAGGAAAATATTTTCACCAAATTCTACTTTTATGATTATGATTAAAGTGATTGGTACAAAAAAAGCTCCAGATTTCTCTGAAGCTTCTTAGTAGCGGGAACAGGACTCGAACCTGTGACCTTCGGGTTATGAGCCCGACGAGCTGCCTACTGCTCTATCCCGCGATGTGCGTTTTGTAATCTCATTAAAGCTACTTAGTAGCGGGAACAGGACTCGAACCTGTGACCTTCGGGTTATGAGCCCGACGAGCTGCCTACTGCTCTATCCCGCGTTGTTTCGGGTGCAAATGTACAACGAATTATCGTATTTCCAACAATTTTTTTTAAAAATGTTTTATTTCATCTATTGACTTGATATGACTACCTTTGTGCCATAAATTATACTACAAATGTCACATAAAGCAGGTTTTGTAAACATTATCGGGAATCCAAATGTGGGTAAATCAACCTTAATGAACGCCTTCGTTGGAGAACGATTGTCTATCATCACATCAAAAGCACAAACAACGCGTCATAGAATTCTAGGAATTGTAAACGGAGAAGATTTTCAATTAATCCTATCGGATACGCCAGGAATCATCAAGCCAGCTTACGAAATGCAGGAATCGATGATGAACTTTGTGAAGTCGGCTTTTGAAGATGCTGATGTTTTGATTTACATGGTCGAAATTGGAGAGCAGGAACTTAAGGATGAAGCGTTTTTTAATAAAATCATCCACTCGAAAATTCCGGTTTTGCTGCTGCTTAACAAAATTGACAATTCGAATCAAGAACAATTAGAGCAACAAGTGGCGTTTTGGACAGAGAAAGTGCCGAATGCTGAAATCTATCCAATATCAGCCTTGCAAAATTTTAATGTTCCTGAGGTTTTTCAAAGAATCATTACACTTTTGCCAGAGTCGCCAGCCTATTACCCAAAGGATCAATTGACGGATAAACCAGAACGTTTTTTTGTGAATGAAACTATTCGTGAGAAAATCTTACTGAATTACAGTAAAGAAATTCCGTACGCAGTTGAAATTGTTACCGAAGAATTTTTTGAAGATGACAATATCATTCGCATTCGTTCTTTAATTATGGTGGAACGCGAAACTCAAAAAGGAATTGTGATTGGTCATAAAGGTGCCGCTTTAAAAAAGGTAGGAACTGAGGCGCGTGAAGATTTAGAGAAATTCTTTGGAAAACAAATTCACATTGAGCTTTACGTAAAAGTGAACAAAAACTGGAGAAGTAACGCAAATATGTTGAAGCGTTTTGGGTATAATCAATAGGGAGAAGTGAATAGTGAGAGTTGTTTAATTTTCTTTCACGTACAATAGTTAAAATCAGTACTAGAGTTAGTCTCTTGTACTGATTTTTTTTATAGCCTAGAGCGAAAAGGAAACCCCACAGCGAAAAAAGGATGCTGTTGCTACACGTGTAGAGCGACTAAAGGAAGGTCCTGCACAGGCTTTGTAACAGCTCCTTGAGGCGTGAGGAGTTGTGTTGAAGCGCTGGAATAGCTCCTGATGATTTTAAAAGCAATAAATATATTTTGATAAATGATGTATTTTTATTGTTTTTCAATAAATACTGATATATTTGTGTTTTAATTTTAAATACTTTGTATCATGTCTAGAAAAACCAATTTTGTTTTTAAAGTATTGCAAGTGGTATCTTGGATTATTTTTGTGGGGCTTTGCATCCAGGCGGGTGGCTTTATTTTTAATACTGTTTTTACGCTGTTGCTTAGTCCTGCAGGCGCAAGTAAGTTTTGGACGGAAGTTGATTTGGCAGCTTTGTATCAATTTAATCAGTCGCATTATGTGACTCCGACTGTTTTAATGTGCATTGTAGCAGTGCTAAAATCGCTCCTTTTTTTCAATATTGTTCAAGTTTTACATCATAATAAAATTAATTTAGAGCGTCCGTTTAATCAATTTTTAGCAAAATTCATTCTCACTATTGCTTCGTTTGCTTTTGGAATAGGATTGTTTGCTTATTGGGGAAAGGGCTTTACAAAATTTCTGTTGGAGCAAGATATAAAAATGCCTGATGCTGCCGATTTAAGTTTTGGCGGTGGCGATGTGTGGTGGTTTATGGCTGTAATTTTATTGATAATTGCGCAAATCATTAAAAAAGGTATTGCTATGCAGCAAGAAAACGAACTAACAATTTAAAAGTATGGCAATAATTGTGAACTTAGATGTGATGATGGCCAAACGAAAGATGTCATTAAATGAGCTATCAGAGAAGGTTGATTTGACTTTGTCAAATTTATCAATCTTGAAAACGGGTAAGGCCAAGGCGGTTCGTTTTAGTACTTTAGAAGCAATCTGTAAAGCGCTTGACTGTCAGCCAGGCGATATTTTAGAATATTCTAAGAATGAATAAATACAAAGGGTAGTGGTTGTGTGGTAAGTTTTGTTGTGAAGATGAGGTTGTTAGGTTGCGCTAATCGGGCTAATATTCGAAAAAAATTGATAATCATGCTTTTAAACACTACCTTTGCCACCCGAAACGGAAAAATAAGGTTTCGGAAAAACGAATTTTCAAATTATATTATGAATAACATTGTTGCGATAGTAGGAAGACCTAATGTAGGGAAATCGACCCTTTTTAATAGGCTGATACAAAGAAGAGAAGCTATTGTAGATTCAGTATCTGGGGTGACCCGTGATAGAAACTATGGTAAAAGCGAGTGGAACGGAAAAGAGTTTTCTGTAATTGATACCGGTGGATATGTTCGCGGATCTGATGACGTTTTTGAAGGAGAGATTCGCAAGCAAGTTGAGCTAGCGATTGATGAGGCGGATGTCATTATTTTTGTGGTGGATGTAGAAGAGGGGATTACTCCAATGGATGATGTTGTGGCGCGCTTGTTGCGTAAAGTGACTAAGCCAGTGCTTTTGGCGGTAAATAAGGTAGATAATGCCATGCGTGAAAAAGATGCTCTGGAATTTTACAACCTAGGTTTGGGTGACTATTTTACATTTGCCAGTATTTCAGGAAGTGGAACAGGTGATTTATTGGATGCATTAATAGATGCTTTTCCTGTTAAGCCAGAACCGGTTCAAGAAGAAGTAGTATTGCCACGTTTTGCGGTAGTAGGACGACCAAATGCTGGAAAATCAAGTTTTATCAATGCCTTAATTGGTAAAGATCGTTTTATGGTAACTGACATTGCGGGTACTACGCGTGATGCTATTGATACAAAATTTGATCGTTTTGGATTTGAATTCAACTTGGTCGATACTGCGGGAATCCGTCGTAAAGCTAAAGTAAAAGAGGATTTAGAATTTTACTCGGTAATGCGTTCCGTTCGTGCGATTGAACATGCTGATATTTGTATTTTGATTATTGATGCCACTCGTGGTTTTGAAGGTCAGGATCAAAGTATATTTTGGTTAGCGGAAAAGAATAGAAAAGGAGTTGTAATTCTTGTAAATAAATGGGATTTGGTTGAAAAGGAAACCATGTCTACCAGAGATTATGAGGAGAAAATTAAAAAAGAATTAATGCCGTTTACCGATGTGCCTATTCTTTTTGTTTCAGCATTAACAAAACAACGATTGTTGAAAGCATTAGAAGCAACCGTAAAAGTGTATGAAAATAGACAACAGCGTATTGCAACTTCAAAATTCAACGAATTTATGTTGAAAGTAATTGAAGCATATCCACCACCAGCAACTAAAGGGAAGTATGTGAAGATTAAATATTGTATGCAGTTGCCAACAGCTACACCGCAGTTTGTGTTTTTTGCAAACATGCCACAGTATGTTAAGGAACCATACAAGCGTTACCTTGAGAATAAAATTAGAGAAAATTGGGACTTTTCAGGAGTACCAATCGATATTTATATTAGAGAGAAATAAAAATCAAATCCCGAGCAATCGGGATTTTTTGTTGTTTAATAAAAAAATAAGATTCTTAATTCTCATCTTCTTCCAAAGTCTCCATTGGATAATCACCGTACCAATCTTTGAATGTTTTTGTGGTTTTATAATCATCAGTTAGCACAGTGTAGACCATAAAGAGGATTAGCGGTATGCCAATGCAATATAATGTCATTATTACTGGTAAAGCAATATTAGTTTGACATAAACCGGCAAAAACAAAAACATAAATGGTAGTGAACCAAACGAGTTTAATTGCAAAATTTTTCATGGCTATATCTTTTTATTAAAGTTACGCCATAAACTCTAAAAAATTAGTTAAAATGTTGATAATCAATATTTAAAAAAAAATAATACTTTGTCGGGTAAGAATTATAAATGCTCTTTATACTTTTTTTGAGATTTTAATTTTATGAAAGATACTGATTCGGATTATGTCTCTATTGAAATAATCAATTCCATTGCTTCTGCTTTGAAAACTGTTAAGATAACCGAGTTCAAATGCTAAATTGCTATTGAGTCCATAATGTATGGCAGCATAAATCCGATTTTGATCAAACGTGTTTTTAATTATATTTTTTCCAAAATTGAACATTATTTCATCAGATGCTACTGCTTTTAATAACTGTTTTTCTTTTTTCCAAAAAATGCAGTCTGCTTGAAGTCGGTATCTGAATCTCCAAAAAAATGTAGTGCCAGAAAGCAACTCATCTTTATTAGCATTCTGAATAAATCGCTCTTCTACCTGGAAACGTTGTGTCACCTTTACTTTATTAGCATTTAATTTCCACGTAAGATCCTGTTGCCCTCTATATTCAGGTGTGTTGTAATCAGGATTGATTTCAGGGACTTGAGTGTCAACTGAAAAATAGGCAAAACCAGAGCCAGCCTCTAAATGTTCATTTATTTTATAACGGCCTTGAATTCGGATGACATATAAGTTTTCTTGTGTTGGTTTTAGAAAAAGTCGGTTGTCAAATTCAGAATGCAAAGACCATTTCTCGCTTATTAACAATTGATTGTAATAACGCGTCCAAAGAATGCTTTGATGATCTACTTTTTTTACCGCTTGTGCGTGTAGCCCCAAACAGAGTAGTGTACAAAAGAAAAGGAATTTATGAGTCATTAGTTTTAAAAATCGTTCCAAATGTAAACAAAGTCAACCATTCTAAAGCAGTTAATTATTTGTTGATTTAATTCTTTACACATAAAAAAATGCAGCACTGCTAACTCATGTGATAGCGGTGCTGTACTATAAAAGGATGAAATTATTGTTTATAGTGAATACCTCAAGGTGATTCCATAAGTTCTTTGGTCGCCTAAAACACCAGCATAATGCCCAGAATTTCCGCCAGCCGGTAATAATTGTTCAAAGTAATCTTTGTTCAATAAGTTACGACCCCAAAAGTTTACAGATAATCCTTCGGTTGCTCTAAATCCGAAACGACCGTTAAAGATAGCATATCCTTGCACCACCAAGAATTTTGAAGCCGATGGACTTGATGAAAATTCAGAACGAGCATAAGAGTCAATCGCTATAAAGAATTTACCTAGGTTGCTAAAAAATTTAGCGGATTTGGTATATTCTCCACCTAAACTTCCGGCCCATTTTGAAACACCAGGCAAAGTACTTCCAGACACATCTTTGAAAGATACAGGAGAGCCCGTTTCTTCAAGCGGTAGCGGAGCATTGGTAAATTTAACATATTTTCCATCGGTGAAGCTCAATGCCCCGTTGAAAGAAAAATGTTCATTGATTACAAAACTGGCATCAACTTCGACACCTCTTACACGTACTTTGTCTGCATTGGCTAGGTAACCACGATTTACCCCTAATTCAGCTGCTTGTACATTGGTTTGGAAATCTTTGATATCCGTATTGTACAAAGTCAAGTTTAAAATAGCTCTTTTGAACGGAGAGGTTTTTATTCCAATTTCATAATGATTTACATCTTCGGGTCTAATGACAGCAAGATCAGCTAAAGTTTGTCCTGCAGCAGGAGTAGGCAAACCGGCTACGTTTACACCCACTGGT
Proteins encoded:
- the der gene encoding ribosome biogenesis GTPase Der; this translates as MNNIVAIVGRPNVGKSTLFNRLIQRREAIVDSVSGVTRDRNYGKSEWNGKEFSVIDTGGYVRGSDDVFEGEIRKQVELAIDEADVIIFVVDVEEGITPMDDVVARLLRKVTKPVLLAVNKVDNAMREKDALEFYNLGLGDYFTFASISGSGTGDLLDALIDAFPVKPEPVQEEVVLPRFAVVGRPNAGKSSFINALIGKDRFMVTDIAGTTRDAIDTKFDRFGFEFNLVDTAGIRRKAKVKEDLEFYSVMRSVRAIEHADICILIIDATRGFEGQDQSIFWLAEKNRKGVVILVNKWDLVEKETMSTRDYEEKIKKELMPFTDVPILFVSALTKQRLLKALEATVKVYENRQQRIATSKFNEFMLKVIEAYPPPATKGKYVKIKYCMQLPTATPQFVFFANMPQYVKEPYKRYLENKIRENWDFSGVPIDIYIREK
- a CDS encoding DUF2490 domain-containing protein gives rise to the protein MTHKFLFFCTLLCLGLHAQAVKKVDHQSILWTRYYNQLLISEKWSLHSEFDNRLFLKPTQENLYVIRIQGRYKINEHLEAGSGFAYFSVDTQVPEINPDYNTPEYRGQQDLTWKLNANKVKVTQRFQVEERFIQNANKDELLSGTTFFWRFRYRLQADCIFWKKEKQLLKAVASDEIMFNFGKNIIKNTFDQNRIYAAIHYGLNSNLAFELGYLNSFQSRSNGIDYFNRDIIRISIFHKIKISKKV